GGATCTCTTAAACTACATTACCCACAATTCCATATAGCAAACAGGAAACAGTTCGGCACGTGTGTTTGTCATGGCGGGCAATACCATAAAGATGGTGAGTTCAGCGAATGACACCAGTAGCAGCGACGACGAAACGCTCAAACGATGTCAAGAAGCAGTTTGGGATGCACCAAAAAGTGGAACGAGTGGTaataatctctttttttttgtttcatcttaATGTCAATATAAACGTTTAACAGATTCCAACGCGACAGCTTCAAGACCTGCTTGCCTACTTGAAATTGagttcagcaacacggatgaaAATTTTGTTGCGATTCATAATCAAACGAACGTCATTGTTTGTGTTTCTAAATGAAATGCAAATTTCTCGGCTTTCTCATCTGCTTATGTCTGTCTATTTCTAGGAAATGACAATGCAAAACATTCAAAACGGTAAGTTAATCTTAAAACCTGTGCTCCCTCATTTAACCTTCATGTTTAATGACTCGCTTTCCCCAATCTAAATATATTACGGTAATTAAACAATTACAAGCAATGGAAACTGGCCTAGTACGATATACGATGCATGATTTAAGTTGCAATTTATACGTTATAATGACTATTATAATGCTGTGGGTGGGAAGCATTGTAGTTGCTGAGCATGAACACGATGGCAACGAGCTCCAAGTCACCCAGGGGTTTCAAAATCACGTCGCCAAAAAGTTGGGACAATTTCTCGACAGGTAAACTAAACGTTCTTATTTCTCTCAGCTTCTAATCAGTATAGTATGATTAAAATTTTAATCCACATATTTGACTTAGTCGTTTGACAGAAATCCAGATTGACATATCAACCTGTAAGACACCAGAAAAATGCGAAGATGATGATGGTAAACTTCTGCAACATTCTTGCATGCATTCTATGAATTCTctgctttttttaaatgtaatatttttcTTTCAGGATTTATTTTGTTCTCCACATCAGTCCCAGGACAACCAGCTGACGATCCCCCTTCCGCCGTACGACGAAGGCCTATTCCCAGCTCAAGGTTTGTATTGTTACATTGTTATTATTGTTCATTTTGTTTGCAAGACATTTTGTTGTTGATGGAGCCAAGGAATAAGCAGACTGAAACTAGAGTGGATCTTCAATTCAAGGTCAATTAAATATGGATATGACTAACATATATGGATAGATCTGCCTCTAAAACTGCACAAATACTCAGTGTAAATGTAGGGAACGGACTGAATAAGATTTCTGCTCAATAATGCAACTATTCACACTCTTTTTGGTCCAGTGACAGTGATTGTGAGATGGAAACAAGGTTGAGGGAGGCCGCTGTTTCACTGGTAGATCTCTTACCCTCCTCGGCACTTGTTTCATCACAAACGGCAACAGCACCTCCTCAGCCggaaaataaaaagaagaaatcGTCTGAGACGGATGAAGACAATGttgataaaaagaagaaaaaaaagaagaggcggAAGAATGCTGAAGATGCTGGAAGCAAGGATGTGGACTGTGACGGATCTCCTTGCGCTCAGAACAAGGGTGAGCATGCAGGCTCAAAGGAACATCACAAAGTCAAACGGAAAAACAAACTCTCAGAATGTGACTGAAATGAAAATGCTTCTTTCTATGTCAGAGCATAAAAGAAACACGGTTAAGAATGTTGTCCCATGTTTGTAATTGTCAACATATAGTGTAAAATGCTGTTTAATACTATTGCTCAGTTTGTTACAAGATGTTCAGAATGTGTTTATAAAATGCATATAATATTGAGTTCACATTTTAAATGAATGAGCAATTTCCCAAGATTATAAAAaagtatttaaatatatatagatatttttttttggttaaatTTGGCGCTTTTCTGCATAAACATAAATCTGAGGGGT
This portion of the Syngnathus scovelli strain Florida chromosome 3, RoL_Ssco_1.2, whole genome shotgun sequence genome encodes:
- the c3h12orf43 gene encoding protein CUSTOS → MAGNTIKMVSSANDTSSSDDETLKRCQEAVWDAPKSGTSGNDNAKHSKRIVVAEHEHDGNELQVTQGFQNHVAKKLGQFLDSRLTEIQIDISTCKTPEKCEDDDGFILFSTSVPGQPADDPPSAVRRRPIPSSSDSDCEMETRLREAAVSLVDLLPSSALVSSQTATAPPQPENKKKKSSETDEDNVDKKKKKKKRRKNAEDAGSKDVDCDGSPCAQNKGEHAGSKEHHKVKRKNKLSECD